In Zingiber officinale cultivar Zhangliang chromosome 8B, Zo_v1.1, whole genome shotgun sequence, a single genomic region encodes these proteins:
- the LOC122017819 gene encoding disease resistance protein RGA2-like yields MGQQSLRDLSLHWGGEEADESSESATPLQVLEALRPNMHLKMLEIISFKGVEFPTWMSKQQLVRFDSLVEVRLINLRRCATLPSLGQLHCLEKIEISGMDLIKHIDNTFYGDGDTFSVLRELTFSEMLALEKWSMPERNVFVELEQLTLIQCPKLKEIDLHSRPYLFFGVTIRVWLNNETIWSVEFYSWDKLQCIEIIEIVGCQELRCLPQGMQSLKHLSQMTINSCNSLTTLVALDSLEELNIYACPLLAFNLEAFTELRSLTIKGCPKMQIYHDAWKIKRRW; encoded by the exons ATGGGCCAACAAAGTCTTCGCGACTTGTCATTGCATTGGGGTGGTGAAGAAGCAGATGAGAGTTCTGAATCAGCTACACCACTGCAGGTACTCGAAGCTCTCCGACCAAACATGCATTTGAAAATGCTAGAGATCATTTCTTTTAAGGGAGTGGAATTTCCTACTTGGATGAGTAAACAACAACTTGTTCGTTTCGATTCTTTGGTTGAAGTGAGACTCATCAATCTCAGGAGGTGTGCTACATTACCATCACTCGGTCAACTTCATTGTCTGGAGAAGATTGAGATAAGTGGCATGGATTTAATAAAACACATAGACAATACATTTTATGGTGACGGCGACACATTTTCTGTGTTGAGAGAGCTCACTTTTTCAGAAATGCTTGCGCTAGAGAAATGGTCTATGCCGGAAAGAAATGTTTTTGTTGAGCTTGAACAATTGACACTAATTCAGTGCCCAAAACTCAAGGAAATAGATTTGCATTCTCGACCTTATCTATTTTTTGGTGTTACAATAAGAGTATGGTTGAACAATGAGACAATATGGTCTGTTGAATTTTACAGTTGGGACAAGCTCCAATGCATTGAAATAATAGAGATAGTCGGTTGCCAAGAGCTGAGATGTCTGCCACAGGGTATGCAAAGCTTGAAGCATCTATCTCAGATGACAATTAATAGTTGCAACAGTTTGACGACTTTGGTAGCATTGGATTCACTTGAAGAATTGAACATATATGCTTGCCCACTGCTAGCATTCAACCTAGAAGCATTTACAGAACTTAGGAGCCTTACAATTAAAGGCTGCCCGAAGATGCAAAT TTATCACGATGCCTGGAAAATAAAAAGACGGTGGTAA